The Hemibagrus wyckioides isolate EC202008001 linkage group LG25, SWU_Hwy_1.0, whole genome shotgun sequence genome has a segment encoding these proteins:
- the LOC131345754 gene encoding zinc finger protein 501-like encodes METCTISGGETSDSMGHVTDLQEVIKKEDSSVCREGRITQETHVKKEEPEEEDYLCDGTSNFTESIVQLNGGFHGKLVKEEETEDEDYPHAADMNTAQVLSCSWCSLSFTSQIYLHKHIERCHYEEYENLKSGEIKYVTSIQQRGINSGVISNQRVEKDVYPCSQCGKGFTDRSNLRRHQYIHTGVKPHHCSWCGKCFIQRRDLKEHQVIHTGEKLYHCSQCGKSFSRQRDLQTHQRIHTGEKLYRCSECGKGFNRQSNLIQHQVIHTGEKPYHCSQCGKSFTRQSNLVQHQTIHTGERLYHCSHCGKSFIHQSYLQRHQCVHTGEKPYQCSQCEKSFTRQIDVQRHQLSHTGEKPYQCSQCGKSFTRQSTLKSHWRIHTGQKPYDCSECGKSFTRHSDLQRHQRVHTGEKPYCCLHCGKSFTRHSTLEAHQIIHTGQKYGVKVIALEI; translated from the exons ATGGAAACTTGTACAATATCTGGTGGAGAGACATCAGACTCCATGGGACATGTCACAGACCTTCAGGAAGTTATAAAAAAGGAAGACTCATCTGTTT GCCGTGAGGGACGCATCACACAGGAGACACATGTAAAAAAGGAAGAACCTGAAGAAGAAGACTACCTCT GTGATGGGACATCAAACTTCACGGAAAGCATAGTCCAACTGAACGGAGGATTTCACGGGAAGCTTGTAAAAGAGGAAGAGACTGAAGATGAAGACTACCCTCATGCAGCAG ACATGAACACTGCTCAAGTCTTGTCCTGCTCCTGGTGTTCACTTTCATTTACATCTCAAATTTACCTCCACAAACACATCGAAAGATGCCACTATGAGGAATATGAGAATTTAAAATCAGGAGAGATAAAATATGTCACCAGTATTCAGCAAAGAGGTATTAACTCTGGTGTTATCTCTAACCAGCGAGTGGAGAAAGACGTTTATCCctgctcacagtgtgggaaggGTTTTACTGACCGGAGTAATCTCAGACGACACCAATACATTCACACAGGAGTGAAACCACATCACTGCTCATGGTGtggaaagtgttttattcaaaGGAGAGATCTCAAAGAACACCAGGTCATTCACACAGGTGAGAAGCTGTATCATTGCTCCCAGTGCGGGAAGAGTTTCTCTCGACAGCGTGATCTCCAAACACACCAACGCATTCACACGGGGGAAAAGTTGTATCGCTGTTCAGAGTGTGGAAAAGGTTTTAATCGACAGAGCAATCTCATTCAGCACCAggtcattcacacaggagagaagccgtatcactgctcacagtgtgggaagagttttactcGACAGAGTAATCTTGTACAGCACCAAACCATTCACACAGGGGAGAGGCTatatcactgctcacactgtggAAAGAGTTTTATTCACCAGAGTTATCTCCAACGTCACCAGTGTGTTCACAcgggagagaagccgtatcagTGCTCGCAGTGTGAGAAGAGCTTTACTCGACAGATCGATGTCCAACGGCACCAGCTTAGTCACAcgggagagaagccgtatcagTGCTCGCAGTGCGGGAAGAGTTTTACCCGACAGAGTACCCTTAAATCCCACTGGCGTATTCACACCGGACAGAAGCCGTATGACTGCTCGGAGTGTGGCAAGAGTTTTACTCGACATAGTGATCTCCAGCGGCACCAACGTGTTCACACTGGAGAGAAGCCGTATTGCTGTTTacactgtgggaagagttttactcGACACAGTACACTGGAAGCACACCAGATCATTCACACTGGACAGAAGTATGGAGTTAAAGTTATAGCATTAGAAATTTGA
- the LOC131345749 gene encoding zinc finger protein 436-like produces MEPSEVRHWSSRTPPHTPAASQNVCSRDVQTETCTDSGEGTSGSVGHTNPEDQQKHVKKDEPEDEGYVCDTTPGPVEHFTPVEEQKYIKKEEPEDEDYLSGISGGQASCSVENVGEQSGVQSMHVKEEESTDEHFLCTTTVWEKDDAQLEVYPCFMCSLSSTSHTFLHKHITRCHPDEYERLIKSGDIMYQNLLPERSSSIQQTISGPLQMQKEVHLCLQCGKSFTDQKNLRRHQYIHRGEKPHHCSECGKNFVRQSDLQIHLRSHTGERPHHCPECGKNFAQQSSLQRHQRIHNGEKPYHCSECGKSFKQQSHLQTHQRIHTGERPYHCSECGKNFIQQSDLQTHQRIHTGERPYQCLECGKSFAQHSSLQRHQRTHTGEKLYHCSECGKSFIQLSDLQTHQRTHTGERPYHCSQCGKSFTHPSSLQRHLRVHTGERPYHCPQCGKSFNRHSTFKAHQFVHTGEKPHHCSHCGMSFAHQSSLQRHQRVHTGEKPYHCSDCGKSFIQQSDLQTHQVIHTGERPYHCSQCGKNFTRPSTLRTHKIIHTAQTYEVRIMPFEI; encoded by the exons ATGGAACCATCAGAGGTCAGACACTGGTCTTCCAGAacacctcctcacactcctGCTGCCTCTCAG AATGTATGCAGTAGGGATGTGCAGACAGAAACCTGTACAGATTCAGGTGAAGGGACATCAGGCTCTGTAGGACACACCAACCCTGAAGACCAACAGAAACATGTGAAGAAGGATGAACCAGAGGATGAAGGTTATGTCT GTGATACGACGCCCGGCCCTGTGGAACACTTCACACCTGTGGAGgagcagaaatatataaaaaaggaaGAACCTGAAGATGAAGATTATCTCA GTGGAATTTCAGGTGGACAAGCATCATGCTCTGTGGAAAATGTAGGAGAACAGAGTGGAGTTCAGAGCATGCATGTAAAAGAGGAAGAGTCTACAGATGAACACTTCCTCTGTACCACGACAGTATGGG AAAAAGATGATGCCCAGTTGGAAGTCTACCCCTGCTTCATGTGTTCACTTTCCTCTACATCTCATACTTTCCTCCATAAACACATCACTAGATGCCACCCTGACGAATATGAGAGACTGATCAAATCAGGAGACATAATGTATCAGAATCTTCTGCCAGAAAGAAGCTCTAGTATTCAGCAAACCATCTCTGGTCCTCTGCAAATGCAGAAAGAAGTCCATCTGTGCTtgcagtgtgggaagagtttcaCTGACCAGAAAAATCTCAGAAGACACCAGTACATTCACAGAGGAGAGAAACCACATCACTGCTCAGAGTGTGGGAAGAATTTTGTTCGACAGAGTGATCTCCAGATACACCTGCGCAGTCACACGGGAGAGAGGCCACATCACTGTCCAGAGTGTGGGAAGAATTTCGCCCAACAGAGTAGTCTCCAAAGACATCAGCGCATTCATAATGGAGAAAAGCCATATCACTGCTCagagtgtgggaagagttttaagCAGCAGAGTCATCTCCAGACACACCAACGTAttcatacaggagagaggccatATCACTGCTCAGAGTGTGGGAAGAATTTTATTCAACAAAGTGATCTCCAAacacaccagcgcattcacacaggtgagaggcCATATCAGTGTCTggagtgtgggaagagttttgccCAACACAGTAGTCTCCAGCGACACCAACGCACTCATACAGGAGAGAAGCTGTACCACTGCTCagagtgtgggaagagttttattcAACTCAGTGATCTCCAGACACACCAGCGCACTCACACTGGAGAGAGGCCATATCACTGCTCtcagtgtgggaagagttttactcATCCAAGTAGTCTCCAAAGACACTTACGTGTTCACACGGGAGAGAGGCCGTATCACTGCccacagtgtgggaagagttttaatcGTCACAGTACTTTCAAAGCACACCAGTTCGTTCACACAGGAGAAAAGCCACATCACTGCTCACATTGTGGAATGAGTTTTGCCCATCAGAGTAGCCTCCAGCGACACCAGCGtgttcacacaggagagaagccatatcacTGTTCAgattgtgggaagagttttattcAACAAAGTGATCTCCAGACGCACCAggtcattcacacaggagagaggccatatcactgctcacagtgtgggaagaaTTTTACTCGACCGAGTACTCTGAGAACACACAAGATCATTCACACAGCACAGACGTATGAAGTTAGGATCATGCCATTTGAAATCTGA